In Apus apus isolate bApuApu2 chromosome 5, bApuApu2.pri.cur, whole genome shotgun sequence, the following are encoded in one genomic region:
- the TPH1 gene encoding tryptophan 5-hydroxylase 1, whose protein sequence is MIEDNKENEDHASERGRTAIIFSLKNEVGGLVKALKLFQEKHVNLVHIESRKSKRRNSEFEVFVDCDSNREQLNEIFQLLNSHVNIVSMNSTEHFNGQDDDMENVPWFPKKISDLDKCANRVLMYGSDLDADHPGFKDNVYRKRRKYFADLAMSYKYGDPIPKIEFTEEEIKTWGTVYRELNKLYPTHACREYLKNLPLLTKYCGYREDNIPQLEDVSRFLKERTGFTIRPVAGYLSPRDFLAGLAFRVFHCTQYVRHSSDPLYTPEPDTCHELLGHVPLLAEPSFAQFSQEIGLASLGASDEAVQKLATCYFFTVEFGLCKQEGQLRVYGAGLLSSISELKHSLSGSAKVKPFDPKITCKQECLITTFQEVYFVSETFEEAKEKMREFAKTIKRPFGVKYNPYTQSVQILKDMKSIASVVNELRHELDIVSDALSKMGKQLEV, encoded by the exons ATGATTGAAGATAATAAAGAGAATGAAGACCATGCATctgaaagaggaagaacagccataattttttccttgaagaatGAAGTTGGAGGACTTGTAAAAGCATTAAAACTCTTTCAG GAGAAGCATGTAAATCTGGTACACATTGAGTCACGGAAGTCCAAGAGACGAAATTCTGAGTTTGAGGTCTTTGTGGACTGTGACAGTAACAGGGAACAGCTGAATGAGATTTTCCAGCTCCTGAACTCCCATGTCAACATTGTCTCTATGAACTCAACAGAGCATTTCAATGGCCAGGATGATG ACATGGAGAATGTTCCCTGGTTTCCAAAGAAGATCTCAGATTTGGATAAGTGTGCAAACAGAGTGCTGATGTACGGGTCCGATTTGGATGCTGACCATCCA gGTTTCAAAGACAATGTCTATCGCAAGAGGCGAAAGTATTTTGCAGACCTGGCTATGAGCTACAAATA TGGTGACCCAATTCCCAAGATTGAATTCACTGAGGAGGAGATCAAGACTTGGGGAACTGTGTACCGAGAGCTTAACAAACTTTACCCAACTCATGCCTGCAGAGAGTACCTTAAAAACTTACCCTTGCTCACCAAATACTGTGGGTACAGGGAAGACAATATCCCCCAGCTGGAAGATGTCTCCCGCTTCCTGAAAG AGCGCACAGGTTTCACCATTCGCCCTGTTGCTGGATATTTATCGCCCAGAGACTTCTTGGCAGGATTAGCATTCAGAGTTTTTCACTGCACTCAGTATGTTAGACACAGCTCGGACCCCCTCTATACACCAGAGCC tgatACCTGCCATGAGCTCCTAGGCCATGTCCCTCTTTTGGCTGAACCCAGTTTTGCTCAGTTCTCCCAGGAAATTGGTCTTGCATCACTGGGGGCATCAGATGAGGCTGTGCAAAAACTGGCAACG TGCTACTTCTTCACTGTAGAGTTTGGCTTGTGCAAGCAAGAGGGACAGCTACGAGTTTATGGGGCTGGCTTGCTCTCTTCAATTAGTGAGCTCAAG CACTCGCTCTCTGGCAGTGCCAAAGTCAAGCCTTTTGATCCAAAGATCACCTGCAAGCAAGAATGCCTCATTACAACTTTCCAGGAGGTTTACTTTGTTTCTGAAACTTTtgaagaagcaaaggaaaagatgag AGAGTTTGCAAAAACCATCAAACGTCCATTTGGTGTGAAGTACAATCCATATACTCAAAGTGTGCAAATCTTGAAAGACATGAAGAGCATTGCCAGTGTGGTGAATGAGCTACGTCATGAGCTGGACATTGTCAGTGATGCCCTCAGCAAGATGGGCAAGCAGCTGGAAGTTTAA